One Pagrus major chromosome 11, Pma_NU_1.0 genomic region harbors:
- the LOC141004694 gene encoding acyl-CoA-binding protein homolog 1-like — protein MTESFETAVEEAKVLKQRPNNDELSALYGLYKQGTVGDVHFDCPGFFDIPGKAKWDAWNTQKGLSKDEAKAAYVKLVEELKEKYGIDIEFLYINILGNTRPCLQTSR, from the exons ATGACAGAATCATTTGAAACAGCAGTAGAAGAGGCGAAGGTGCTGAAACAAAGGCCAAACAATGACGAATTAAGTGCTTTATATGGTCTGTATAAGCAAGGCACAGTGGGGGATGTTCACTTCGATTGTCCAGGGTTTTTCGACATACCAGGAAAAGCTAAATGGGATGCATGGAACACACAGAAAGGCTTATCCAAAGATGAAGCAAAGGCTGCCTATGTTAAGTTGGTTGAGGAGCTGAAGGAAAAATATGGAATCGATATAGAGTTTCTCTAcatcaacattttgggaaat ACACGCCCTTGTCTCCAGACGTCCAGGTGA